The Oryza glaberrima chromosome 9, OglaRS2, whole genome shotgun sequence genome includes a window with the following:
- the LOC127785440 gene encoding endoglucanase 23, producing MALLSAPVRRRRSRVRVLLVCCCLLVALVAPSAAGHDYGDALAKSILFFEGQRSGRLPAAGQRAAWRGDSAVSDGGAAGVDLEGGYYDAGDNVKFGFPMAFTATMLAWGVVEFGDAMPPAERAHAADAVRWATDYLLKTISHPGVIFIQVGDPTKDHGCWERPEDMDTARTVYNISAARPGSDVAGETAAALAAASMVFRDDDPAYAARLLAGARRGFEFADEHKGAYSDDPELRAGGCPFYCDFDGYQDELLWGAAWLRRASKEGTYLDYIQNNGKTLGAEDSTNEFGWDNKHAGINVLVSKEFIDGEVLSLQSYKEFADGFICTLIPESSSPHITYTPGGMIYKPGGSNMQHVTSISFLLLTYAKYLSNSSRTVNCGNVSVGPATLQQLARKQADYILGDNPMKMSYMVGYGDRYPQRIHHRGSSLPSIKSHPQRIACNDGTPYYNSSSPNPNPLIGAVVGGPGEDDVYEDDRADFRKSEPTTYINAPLVGVLAYLVGNPDPGQGHVRH from the exons ATGGCGCTCCTCTCGgctcccgtgcgccgccgccgctcgcgcgtgCGTGTCCTGCTAGTGTGCTGCTGCTTGCTAGTGGCGCTCgtggcgccgtcggcggcggggcaTGACTACGGCGACGCGCTGGCCAAGTCGATCCTGTTCTTCGAGGGGCAGCGGTCggggcggctgccggcggcggggcagcgcgcggcgtggcgaggGGACTCGGCGGTgtcggacggcggcgcggcgggcgtcgACCTGGAGGGCGGGTACTACGACGCCGGCGACAACGTCAAGTTCGGCTTCCCGATGGCGTTCACCGCCACGATGCTGGCGTGGGGCGTCGTCGAGTTCGGCGACGCCATGCCGCCCGCGGagcgcgcccacgccgccgacgccgtccgcTGGGCCACCGACTACCTCCTCAAGACCATCTCCCACCCCGGCGTCATCTTCATTCAG GTGGGCGACCCAACGAAGGACCACGGGTGCTGGGAGCGGCCGGAGGACATGGACACAGCGAGGACGGTGTACAACATcagcgcggcgaggccggggtcggacgtggccggggagacggcggcggcgctggccgcgGCGTCGATGGTGTTCCGCGACGACGACCCGGCGTACGCCGCGcggctgctcgccggcgccaGGAGAGGGTTCGAGTTCGCGGACGAACACAAGGGCGCGTACAGCGACGACCCGGAGCTCAGGGCCGGCGGCTGCCCGTTCTACTGCGACTTCGATGGATATCAG GATGAGCTGCTGTGGGGAGCAGCATGGCTACGGAGAGCCTCCAAGGAAGGCACCTACCTCGACTACATTCAGAACAACGGCAAGACCCTTGGAGCAGAGGATAGCACCAACGAATTCGGCTGGGACAACAAGCATGCCGGCATCAATGTCCTTGTCTCCAAG GAGTTCATAGATGGCGAGGTGCTATCTCTGCAATCCTACAAGGAGTTTGCAGATGGATTCATCTGCACACTGATTCCGGAGTCGTCGTCTCCGCACATCACGTACACGCCCGGGGGCATGATCTACAAGCCTGGAGGCAGCAACATGCAGCATGTTACATCCATTTCGTTCCTGCTCCTGACTTATGCCAAGTACCTCTCCAATTCCTCGCGCACTGTCAACTGTGGAAATGTTTCGGTTGGTCCTGCCACTCTTCAGCAGCTAGCCAGAAAGCAG gctgattatatattagGAGATAACCCGATGAAAATGTCATACATGGTCGGGTACGGCGATCGGTATCCTCAACGGATACACCATCGAGGATCATCGTTGCCTTCGATCAAGAGCCATCCCCAGCGCATTGCGTGCAACGACGGCACGCCTTACTACAATTCATCTAGCCCGAACCCAAACCCGTTAATTGGCGCAGTTGTTGGGGGGCCTGGGGAGGATGATGTTTATGAGGATGACCGTGCCGATTTCAGGAAATCTGAACCAACTACCTACATCAATGCTCCATTGGTAGGAGTTCTTGCTTACCTTGTTGGCAATCCTGATCCAGGCCAAGGCCATGTCAGGCATTGA
- the LOC127785441 gene encoding cytochrome P450 71A1-like has product MSSYVVVAAALLVFVVVVVAAIKNLGKGKLPPSPPSLPFVGHLHLVGELPHRSLDALHRRYGSDGGLMFLRLGRAGALVVSTAAAAADLYRGHDLAFASRPPSHSAERLFYGGRNMSFAPLGDAWRRTKKLAVAHLLSPRRAAALAAPARAAEAAALVARARRAAEAARAVQLRELLYAYTNGVITRVAAGGSGATAERFRKMMADTSELLAGFQWVDRLPEAAGWAARKLTGLNKKLDDMADESDRFLGEILAAHDDEKAEGEEEDFVDVLLRLRRQGAAAAGGLELAEDNVKAIIKDIMGAATDTSFVTLEWIMTELIRNTQVMSKLQNEIIQVTGSKPTVTEEDLTKLDYLKAVIKEVLRLHPPAPLLIPHHSTVPTTIQGYHIPAKTIAFINVWAIGRDPAAWDTPDEFRPERFMGSAVDFRGNDYKFIPFGAGRRLCPGIILALPGLEMAIASLLYHFDWELPDGMDVQDLDMAEAPGLTTPPMNPVWLIPRCRTI; this is encoded by the exons ATGTCATcgtacgtcgtcgtcgctgcagcGTTGCtcgtgttcgtcgtcgtcgtcgtcgccgcgatCAAGAATCTTGGAAAGGGGAAgcttccgccgtcgccgccgtcgcttccGTTCGTTggccacctccacctcgtcgGGGAGCTCCCGCACCGCTCGTTGGACGCCCTGCACCGCCGCTACGGCAGCGACGGGGGCCTCATGTTCCTCCGCCTGGGCCGTGCGGGGGCGCTGGTCGTGtccacggcggccgccgccgccgacctgtaCAGGGGCCACgacctcgccttcgcctcccgGCCGCCGTCGCACAGCGCCGAGAGGCTCTTCTACGGCGGGCGCAACATGTCCTTCGCGCCGCTCGGCGACGCGTGGCGCCGCACCAAGAAGCTGGCCGTGGcgcacctcctctcccctcgccgcgccgcggcgctcgccgcgcccgcccgcgccgccgaggccgccgcgctcgtcgcccgcgctcgccgcgccgcggaggcggcgcgggccgTCCAGCTCAGGGAGCTCCTGTACGCCTACACGAACGGGGTCATCACCCGCGTGgctgccggcggcagcggcgcgacggcggagagGTTCAGGAAGATGATGGCGGACACGTCGGAGCTGCTCGCCGGGTTCCAGTGGGTGGACCGGctgccggaggcggcggggtgggCGGCGAGGAAGCTGACGGGCCTGAACAAGAAGCTAGACGACATGGCCGACGAGTCGGACAGGTTCCTGGGCGAGATCCTGGCGGCGCACGACGACGAGAAggcggagggcgaggaggaggacttcgTCGACGTGCTCCTGCGACTGAGGAGacaaggcgccgccgccgccggcggcctcgagCTCGCGGAGGATAACGTCAAGGCTATTATCAAG GACATTATGGGTGCAGCTACCGATACCTCATTCGTGACCCTAGAATGGATCATGACGGAGCTGATTCGAAACACGCAGGTGATGTCCAAGCTACAAAACGAGATCATACAAGTCACTGGCTCCAAACCAACCGTCACAGAAGAGGACCTAACCAAATTGGACTACCTAAAAGCAGTCATCAAGGAGGTACTCCGGCTACACCCACCAGCGCCGCTTCTCATCCCACACCACTCAACGGTGCCGACCACCATCCAAGGCTACCATATTCCGGCCAAGACCATCGCCTTCATCAACGTGTGGGCGATCGGGAGGGACCCTGCGGCGTGGGACACACCGGATGAGTTTAGACCAGAGCGGTTTATGGGCAGTGCCGTGGATTTCAGGGGCAACGACTATAAGTTCATACCGTTTGGGGCTGGCCGGAGGTTGTGCCCTGGCATCATCTTAGCATTGCCAGGATTGGAGATGGCGATCGCTAGCTTGTTGTACCACTTCGATTGGGAGCTCCCTGATGGCATGGACGTGCAAGATCTAGATATGGCCGAGGCGCCGGGGCTTACTACTCCTCCGATGAACCCGGTTTGGCTCATCCCTAGATGCAGAACAATTTGA